In Monodelphis domestica isolate mMonDom1 chromosome 4, mMonDom1.pri, whole genome shotgun sequence, one DNA window encodes the following:
- the LOC100014303 gene encoding olfactory receptor 9G4-like — MTNCTTLPGFILQGFSLIPEVQTFSATIFLFIYVFSVLGNISIIIAVNLDSHLHTPMYFFLKHLSLIDMCSTSTTLPRALFAALAGSEVISLPGCAAQLFVFVFCGATECFIITIMAYDRCLAIYQPLTYGATMTQQLCCTLVCVAWVCGLLFSSFHTANTFTLSFCDPTVEHFFCDIPPLLRLACTDPQNHETAGFLVSGCVIMSCFALTILSYIRILVTVAHIRSAQGRQKALSTCSSHLITVVLFYGTGSSAYMRPANGFSPLQGRLAAIFYSILTPTLNPIIYSMRNRDMKAALRKLFCIHGP; from the coding sequence ATGACTAACTGTACCACACTTCCTGGATTCATTCTCCAGGGTTTCTCACTCATTCCTGAGGTACAGACTTTTAGTGCTACTATCTTCCTCTTTATCTACGTATTCTCTGTACTTGGAAACATCTCCATCATTATAGCAGTGAATCTGGATTCTCATCTGCACACACCCATGTACTTTTTCCTCAAGCATCTATCATTGATTGATATGTGTTCCACCTCTACCACACTTCCCCGGGCACTCTTTGCTGCCCTGGCTGGCTCAGAAGTCATCTCTCTCCCAGGATGTGCAGCTcaactttttgtttttgtcttctgtGGTGCTACTGAGTGCTTCATCATTACCATCATGGCCTATGACCGCTGTCTGGCCATCTACCAGCCTTTGACCTATGGAGCCACCATGACTCAACAGCTCTGTTGTACACTGGTTTGTGTGGCCTGGGTATGTGGGctgctcttctcttccttccacacAGCCAACACCTTCACCCTCTCTTTCTGTGATCCCACTGTGGAACATTTCTTCTGTGACATCCCACCACTCTTAAGACTGGCATGCACTGATCCTCAGAATCATGAAACAGCTGGCTTTCTTGTTAGTGGCTGTGTCATCATGAGCTGCTTTGCACTCACTATCCTTTCCTATATCCGGATCCTAGTCACTGTGGCCCATATCCGGTCAGCACAAGGCCGTCAGAAGGCCTTATCAACCTGTTCCTCCCACCTCATCACAGTAGTCCTCTTTTATGGGACTGGCAGTTCAGCTTACATGCGACCTGCTAATGGATTTTCTCCACTTCAGGGGCGCCTTGCTGCCATATTTTACTCCATCCTCACTCCTACTCTGAACCCTATTATCTACAGTATGAGAAACAGAGATATGAAGGCAGCCTTACGGAAGCTGTTTTGCATTCATGGACCATGA